A part of Thermotoga petrophila RKU-1 genomic DNA contains:
- the apt gene encoding adenine phosphoribosyltransferase, with protein sequence MDLKRFIRDIPDFPQKGIVFRDITPLLRNQEAFKEAIDRMCELVSDRDFDLVVAPEARGFILGATMAYKLGKGFVPVRKPGKLPYKTVYEEYQLEYGTERLHIHEDAVEKGQRVLIVDDVLATGGTAEALIRLVKKLGGEVVSLAFLVELSYLEPRKRLKSYDIKTLIVY encoded by the coding sequence TTGGATCTCAAACGCTTCATAAGAGATATACCTGATTTCCCGCAGAAAGGCATCGTATTTCGCGACATAACACCTCTTTTGAGAAATCAAGAAGCCTTCAAAGAAGCGATCGACAGAATGTGCGAACTCGTTTCTGACAGGGATTTCGATCTCGTGGTGGCTCCCGAAGCGAGGGGGTTCATCCTCGGAGCTACCATGGCGTACAAACTGGGAAAGGGTTTCGTTCCGGTGAGAAAACCGGGGAAACTCCCGTATAAAACCGTGTACGAAGAGTATCAGCTGGAGTACGGCACTGAACGGCTCCATATACACGAGGACGCTGTAGAGAAAGGCCAGAGAGTGCTCATAGTGGACGATGTGCTCGCAACGGGAGGAACAGCAGAAGCGCTCATAAGACTGGTTAAAAAACTCGGTGGGGAAGTGGTTTCCCTCGCTTTCCTCGTCGAGCTTTCATACTTGGAACCAAGAAAGAGACTGAAAAGTTACGATATCAAAACTCTGATAGTCTACTGA
- the ispE gene encoding 4-(cytidine 5'-diphospho)-2-C-methyl-D-erythritol kinase, producing the protein MVENIGNGSAELVSYAKLNLYLDVLGKRSDEYHEIVGLFQTISLHDTLTVEICDGGFYLESNVALPSDNTIKRAWEMFRKNTGEEFGLKVTLKKKVPVGSGLGGGSSNAAAILRYLGEVFKIPLEDLLNIAAQVGSDVPFFLYGGTALVRGRGEIVEKLEDIEGYSVNLFFPGIHSSTKEMYLSLTPEMYRKGPGRVEELHRAYLERDYEKIRKLSYNVFEKVFLEKHPEVMYGLRNFGDGSIVKMMTGSGSAFFALYPLDEGNYPFVGGV; encoded by the coding sequence TTGGTCGAAAATATCGGCAACGGTTCTGCTGAACTTGTTTCGTACGCAAAACTGAATCTCTACCTGGATGTGCTTGGAAAAAGATCCGATGAATACCACGAAATAGTGGGATTGTTTCAAACGATTTCTCTTCACGACACACTCACTGTAGAAATCTGTGATGGAGGTTTCTACCTGGAAAGCAACGTAGCTCTGCCCTCGGACAACACGATCAAAAGAGCCTGGGAGATGTTCAGGAAAAACACAGGAGAAGAATTCGGCCTCAAAGTCACGTTGAAAAAGAAGGTCCCAGTAGGCTCTGGCCTTGGAGGAGGGAGTTCCAACGCTGCAGCGATTCTCAGATATCTTGGTGAAGTTTTCAAAATACCTCTTGAAGACCTTCTGAATATAGCAGCTCAGGTGGGAAGCGATGTACCCTTTTTTCTTTACGGAGGAACCGCTCTTGTGAGAGGAAGAGGAGAAATCGTGGAAAAACTCGAAGATATTGAAGGGTACTCTGTCAATCTGTTCTTCCCGGGCATTCACTCTTCAACGAAAGAAATGTATCTGTCTCTCACACCAGAGATGTACAGAAAAGGACCCGGCAGGGTAGAGGAACTACACAGGGCTTATCTTGAAAGGGATTACGAAAAGATAAGGAAACTCTCCTACAACGTGTTTGAGAAGGTGTTCTTAGAGAAACACCCGGAGGTAATGTATGGACTGAGAAACTTTGGCGATGGTTCCATAGTGAAAATGATGACGGGAAGCGGAAGTGCCTTTTTCGCTCTCTACCCTCTAGACGAAGGAAATTACCCGTTTGTGGGAGGTGTTTAA
- a CDS encoding NUDIX domain-containing protein: MKSERILVVKTEDFLKEFGEFEGFMRVNFENFLNFLDQYGFFREREEAEYDETTKQVIPYVVIMDGDRVLITKRTTKQSEKRLHNLYSLGIGGHVREEDGATQREAFLKGLEREVNEEVDVSLRELEFLGLINSSTTEVSRVHLGALFLGKGEFFSVKEKDLFEWELIKLEELEKFSGVMEGWSKISATVLLNLFRTQN; the protein is encoded by the coding sequence ATGAAGAGTGAAAGAATACTGGTCGTGAAAACGGAAGACTTTTTAAAAGAGTTCGGTGAATTCGAAGGATTCATGAGAGTGAACTTCGAGAACTTCTTGAACTTCCTGGACCAGTACGGATTTTTCCGGGAAAGAGAGGAAGCAGAATACGATGAAACGACGAAACAGGTGATACCTTACGTAGTTATAATGGATGGCGACAGAGTCCTCATCACAAAAAGAACAACAAAACAGTCCGAGAAGAGGCTCCACAATCTTTACTCTCTCGGAATAGGCGGTCATGTGAGAGAAGAGGACGGAGCAACACAACGGGAAGCGTTTTTGAAAGGGCTCGAACGCGAAGTAAACGAGGAAGTGGATGTCTCGCTAAGAGAACTGGAATTTCTCGGACTCATAAATTCGTCAACAACCGAAGTGAGCAGAGTACACCTTGGTGCTCTATTTCTCGGCAAGGGAGAGTTTTTCTCTGTAAAAGAAAAAGATCTGTTCGAATGGGAACTCATAAAGCTCGAAGAACTGGAGAAGTTCTCAGGAGTGATGGAAGGTTGGTCGAAAATATCGGCAACGGTTCTGCTGAACTTGTTTCGTACGCAAAACTGA
- a CDS encoding 16S rRNA (uracil(1498)-N(3))-methyltransferase — translation MPHLFYGTAQNGEVIFDERETHHMRVVRLKEGDVIEATDGKGFSYTCILESLKKKVATARIVKAEEKEKKSAEKLSVVVPIGRWERTRFLIEKCVELGVDEIFFHKFERSQHEISLDKTKIVVRESAKQCRRYLFPKVSFLEKLELSGNVITLDLDASQNLLDVNLEGSITVVVGPEGGFSEKERELLRSSTTVVSLGKKILRFETAAILTVGYIALKKQKI, via the coding sequence GTGCCTCACCTCTTCTACGGAACGGCTCAAAACGGTGAGGTGATATTCGACGAAAGGGAAACACACCACATGAGGGTCGTGCGCTTAAAAGAAGGAGATGTGATCGAAGCAACAGATGGAAAAGGCTTTTCATACACGTGCATTCTTGAAAGCTTGAAGAAAAAAGTAGCTACAGCCAGGATCGTAAAGGCAGAAGAGAAAGAAAAAAAATCTGCTGAGAAATTGAGCGTTGTTGTTCCGATCGGCAGGTGGGAAAGAACACGTTTTCTCATAGAAAAGTGTGTTGAACTCGGGGTGGATGAGATCTTTTTCCACAAGTTCGAAAGATCCCAGCACGAGATCAGCCTGGATAAGACAAAAATTGTTGTTAGAGAATCAGCAAAGCAGTGCAGAAGATATCTTTTTCCAAAGGTGAGTTTCCTGGAGAAACTGGAACTCAGCGGAAACGTGATAACACTGGATCTGGATGCCTCTCAAAACCTGCTCGACGTGAACTTAGAAGGCTCGATAACGGTGGTGGTCGGCCCCGAGGGAGGGTTCTCTGAGAAAGAAAGAGAACTGCTGAGGTCTTCCACAACCGTTGTTAGTCTTGGGAAGAAAATCCTCAGATTCGAAACAGCTGCGATATTGACCGTTGGATACATCGCTTTAAAAAAACAAAAAATCTGA
- the serS gene encoding serine--tRNA ligase, translating into MIDIKLIRQNPDLVKEALRKRGEDPATIDEILKIDADWRTTITKTNELRSRRNEISKNVARLKKEGKNTEAEALIEEGKRLGEEIKALEEKEKELQKQLNDLLLMVPNIPHESVPVGEDESQNVEVRRWGEPREFDFTPLAHWDLGPAWGLMDFDRATKLSGSRFTVMYGKLARLERALINFMLDVHTKEHGYTEVWVPHLVKRETITITGQLPKFEEELYLAERDDLFLIPTAEVPLAALHSGEILEEKELPKKYVAYTPCYRREAGSYGKDVRGMIRQHQFDKVELVWVTTPERSFEDLEQLVKDAETILQKLELPYRVVSLCTGDLGFTSAKTYDIEVWLPSYNAYKEISSCSNVTDFQARRGNMRYRRRSDGKLEYVHTLNGSGIAVGRALVAILENYQQPDGSVRVPEVLVPYTGFEVIP; encoded by the coding sequence ATGATAGATATAAAGCTCATCAGACAAAATCCCGATCTCGTGAAAGAAGCCCTCAGAAAACGAGGAGAGGATCCTGCTACAATCGATGAGATTTTGAAGATCGATGCCGACTGGCGCACTACCATCACGAAAACAAACGAGCTGAGATCCAGAAGAAACGAAATTTCCAAAAATGTGGCAAGGTTGAAAAAAGAAGGGAAAAACACAGAGGCAGAGGCACTCATCGAAGAAGGGAAAAGATTAGGAGAAGAGATAAAAGCGTTAGAAGAAAAAGAAAAAGAACTTCAGAAGCAGTTGAACGACCTCCTTTTGATGGTCCCGAACATCCCACATGAGAGCGTTCCCGTTGGAGAAGACGAATCCCAGAACGTTGAAGTGAGAAGGTGGGGAGAGCCGAGAGAATTCGATTTCACCCCGCTCGCTCACTGGGACCTCGGACCCGCGTGGGGGCTCATGGATTTCGACAGGGCGACCAAACTCAGCGGTTCCAGATTCACCGTCATGTATGGAAAACTCGCAAGACTCGAGAGAGCTCTGATAAACTTCATGCTTGACGTTCATACAAAGGAACACGGTTACACGGAAGTGTGGGTCCCACATCTGGTGAAAAGGGAAACCATCACTATAACCGGACAGCTTCCCAAATTCGAAGAAGAGCTTTACCTCGCTGAGAGGGATGACCTGTTCCTCATTCCGACGGCTGAGGTTCCCCTCGCAGCGCTTCACAGTGGAGAGATCCTCGAAGAGAAAGAACTACCGAAGAAATACGTCGCTTACACTCCCTGTTACCGTAGAGAAGCGGGAAGTTACGGGAAAGATGTGAGGGGGATGATCAGACAGCATCAATTCGACAAGGTCGAGCTCGTCTGGGTGACCACACCGGAAAGATCTTTCGAAGATCTTGAACAGCTTGTGAAAGACGCCGAAACCATTCTTCAAAAACTGGAGCTCCCATACAGAGTCGTTTCGCTCTGTACGGGAGATCTCGGGTTCACCTCCGCAAAAACCTACGATATAGAAGTGTGGCTTCCTTCCTACAACGCATACAAAGAGATATCTTCCTGCAGTAACGTGACGGACTTTCAGGCAAGAAGAGGAAACATGAGATACAGAAGGAGATCGGATGGAAAGCTCGAATACGTTCACACGTTGAACGGATCGGGCATTGCCGTTGGAAGGGCACTCGTTGCGATACTGGAAAACTACCAGCAACCAGACGGCAGTGTGAGAGTGCCGGAGGTGCTCGTTCCCTACACAGGGTTCGAGGTGATACCGTAG
- a CDS encoding ABC transporter permease, protein MKPGRFIKTIVILTMVFFYLPLFIVVLMSFNSAKSPVWSGFTLKWYLELFTREYSVWHAFRNSLIVAIVSSTVSTAIGTLTAIELFWRKSRLENSIWFLTYLPFVVPDVIIGISLLLLFSMFKVQLGLFTITLAHITFSIPYTMMIVHSRLQDFDRSIIEAAYDLGSTDFQVFYRVIIPNLVPGIVAAFLLAFTLSIDDFVITFFVAGPGSTTLPIQIYSMIRFGISPTVNAISTFMIAGTILIGFVLRKFVRYIF, encoded by the coding sequence TTGAAACCAGGAAGATTCATAAAAACCATCGTGATCCTGACAATGGTGTTCTTCTATTTGCCGCTTTTCATAGTGGTGTTGATGTCCTTCAATTCGGCGAAATCTCCTGTCTGGAGCGGCTTCACACTCAAGTGGTACCTGGAGCTGTTCACGCGGGAATATTCGGTCTGGCATGCGTTCAGAAATTCGCTCATCGTGGCCATCGTCTCCAGCACGGTATCAACGGCGATTGGAACCTTAACGGCGATAGAACTCTTTTGGAGAAAGAGCAGGTTAGAAAACTCTATCTGGTTTCTCACGTATCTTCCATTCGTGGTACCCGACGTGATCATCGGTATATCCCTGCTTTTACTTTTCTCGATGTTCAAGGTTCAGCTGGGACTCTTCACCATAACACTCGCACACATAACGTTTTCGATTCCGTACACTATGATGATCGTTCACTCCAGACTTCAGGATTTCGACAGGAGCATCATAGAGGCAGCTTACGACCTTGGAAGCACGGACTTCCAGGTGTTTTACAGAGTGATTATCCCAAATCTCGTTCCCGGCATAGTTGCTGCCTTCCTTCTTGCCTTCACACTCTCCATAGACGATTTTGTGATCACCTTCTTCGTGGCTGGCCCAGGATCGACCACCCTTCCGATTCAAATCTACTCCATGATAAGGTTCGGCATCTCACCTACAGTAAACGCCATTTCCACCTTCATGATCGCCGGGACTATCCTGATCGGTTTTGTGCTCAGGAAATTCGTGAGGTACATCTTCTGA
- a CDS encoding ABC transporter permease gives MKYVYFLWLLFLFILPISIVFVYSFLEPQIYGGIKWSFSLEAYSYLPRYLALIWRSVWIAGVATFITLAVAVPVAFYIARSKLKNFLLLLTVIPFWTNSLIRIYAWKIVLGNNGLINQFLGLFGIGPVQFLYNSFAVILVIVYTYLPFAILPLYAAMEKVEDSILEVSLDLGASRMYTFTRVLLPNVRAGLLTAFVFVFIPALGSYAIPDLVGGVNSKMIGNEIVRQLLTVRNWPVASAMSNILTLIALLSIIFVMKRGERR, from the coding sequence ATGAAATACGTGTACTTTCTGTGGTTGCTCTTTCTTTTCATTCTTCCCATCTCAATAGTTTTTGTTTATAGCTTTCTGGAGCCACAGATCTACGGTGGGATCAAGTGGAGCTTTTCCCTCGAAGCGTATAGCTATCTTCCAAGGTATCTGGCACTCATCTGGAGATCCGTCTGGATCGCCGGTGTTGCGACGTTCATTACCCTCGCTGTGGCGGTTCCTGTTGCCTTCTACATAGCCAGAAGCAAGCTTAAAAACTTTCTTTTACTTTTGACGGTTATACCCTTTTGGACCAACTCTCTCATCAGAATTTACGCTTGGAAGATAGTTCTTGGCAACAACGGACTCATAAATCAGTTTCTCGGCCTGTTCGGCATTGGTCCCGTTCAATTTCTCTACAACTCTTTCGCTGTCATACTGGTGATAGTCTATACCTACCTTCCTTTCGCTATACTTCCTCTTTATGCCGCCATGGAAAAGGTGGAAGACAGTATCCTTGAAGTGTCCTTGGATCTTGGAGCCAGCAGGATGTACACGTTCACCAGGGTCCTTCTTCCCAACGTCAGAGCGGGCCTTCTCACAGCTTTCGTTTTCGTATTCATTCCCGCCCTTGGATCCTACGCCATACCGGATCTCGTCGGTGGCGTGAACTCCAAGATGATAGGAAACGAGATCGTAAGGCAACTTCTGACCGTCAGAAACTGGCCCGTCGCGTCCGCGATGTCCAACATTCTCACCCTGATAGCTCTCCTGAGTATCATCTTTGTGATGAAAAGGGGAGAGAGACGTTGA
- a CDS encoding ABC transporter ATP-binding protein, with translation MIGGEVSIKNVSKFFDDFQVLKNVSLDIKKGEFFSILGPSGCGKTTLLRVIAGFEGVESGDVLLDGKSILNLPPNKRPVNIIFQNYALFPHLTVFENIAFPLKLKKLSENEINQRVNELLSLIRMEEHAQKMPSQLSGGQKQRVAIARALANEPRVLLLDEPLSALDAKLRQELLVELDNLHDRVGITFIYVTHDQAEAISVSDRVALMNEGEIVQVGTPYEVYESPVNVFAATFIGETNLMKAEVVEVEDEYYVVESPGIGQFRCYRDKEAKKGDVLLITLRPEKIRISKREFQSGKIFNVFHGIVEEEIYMGHQTKYFVRLDEGYIMKVYKQHARYILDEPIIKWEDEVFITWNPDDSFIVEVLEE, from the coding sequence TTGATCGGAGGAGAAGTTTCAATAAAGAACGTCAGCAAATTTTTCGATGACTTCCAGGTTTTGAAGAACGTCTCCCTGGATATAAAGAAAGGAGAGTTTTTTTCCATACTCGGCCCATCGGGTTGTGGGAAAACAACGCTCCTTCGCGTGATAGCGGGCTTCGAGGGTGTGGAAAGTGGAGATGTTCTCCTGGATGGAAAGTCGATACTGAATTTGCCTCCAAACAAAAGGCCCGTGAACATCATATTTCAGAACTACGCTCTGTTTCCTCATCTCACAGTTTTTGAAAACATCGCGTTCCCCTTGAAACTCAAAAAACTATCCGAGAACGAAATAAACCAGAGAGTGAACGAACTGCTTTCGCTCATAAGAATGGAAGAACATGCTCAGAAAATGCCTTCCCAACTGTCTGGTGGTCAGAAGCAGAGAGTGGCGATAGCGAGGGCCCTCGCCAACGAGCCGAGGGTCCTCCTTCTCGATGAACCGCTGAGCGCTCTCGACGCGAAACTGAGACAGGAACTCCTTGTCGAGCTCGACAATCTTCACGATAGAGTCGGTATCACCTTCATTTACGTAACACACGATCAGGCTGAAGCGATCAGTGTTTCAGACAGAGTCGCTCTCATGAACGAAGGAGAAATCGTTCAGGTTGGAACTCCCTACGAGGTGTATGAGAGCCCGGTCAACGTCTTTGCGGCGACTTTCATCGGAGAAACGAACCTCATGAAAGCCGAGGTTGTTGAAGTGGAAGATGAATATTACGTCGTAGAAAGTCCAGGAATCGGCCAGTTCAGGTGTTACAGAGACAAGGAGGCGAAAAAGGGTGATGTATTGCTCATCACCCTGAGGCCCGAAAAGATCAGAATTTCGAAGAGGGAATTTCAGTCCGGTAAAATTTTCAACGTGTTTCACGGAATCGTAGAAGAAGAAATATACATGGGACACCAGACGAAGTACTTCGTTCGACTCGACGAAGGCTACATAATGAAAGTTTACAAACAGCACGCAAGGTACATACTCGATGAGCCGATCATAAAATGGGAAGATGAAGTGTTCATTACGTGGAATCCAGATGACAGCTTCATTGTAGAGGTGCTTGAAGAATGA
- a CDS encoding extracellular solute-binding protein, with protein MMKKVLLALLVVLSISIFAKATLYIYNWADYIPEDVIRAFEEKYDCRVVYDNYASNEEMYAKFKAGGGKGYDLIFPSGDYVSIMKKEGMLQKLDLSRIPNFKYLDKDILTKTTYDPNHEYSIPYMMGSTVVIVNKKYVKEYEKSWSIFDREDLRGRMTLLDDMREVLGAALKYLGYSVNTKNPKELEEAKQVVLRWKKNIAKFDASSYADGVVSGEYWVVHGYAEDVYQRIPEGEEEYFDFFIPKEGGTLWIDNMVIPKGAKNVDLAYKFINFILEPENAAKIADYLGLPSPNVEARKYMQTEPIYTIEDLKNCEFIEDVGEALELYNKIWLEIIM; from the coding sequence ATGATGAAAAAGGTGCTTCTTGCTCTGCTGGTAGTTCTGTCGATCTCGATCTTCGCGAAGGCCACCCTTTACATCTACAACTGGGCCGATTACATTCCTGAAGACGTGATCAGAGCATTCGAAGAGAAATACGATTGCCGTGTGGTGTATGACAACTACGCTTCAAACGAAGAGATGTACGCCAAATTCAAAGCCGGTGGTGGAAAAGGCTACGATCTGATATTCCCTTCCGGTGACTATGTTTCGATAATGAAAAAAGAAGGAATGCTCCAGAAACTCGATCTTTCGAGGATACCGAACTTCAAATATCTAGATAAAGACATTCTCACAAAGACCACTTACGATCCCAACCATGAGTACAGCATTCCTTACATGATGGGATCCACTGTTGTTATTGTGAATAAAAAATACGTGAAAGAGTACGAGAAGTCCTGGTCCATCTTCGATAGAGAAGACCTCAGGGGAAGAATGACTCTCCTCGATGACATGAGGGAAGTCCTCGGCGCTGCCTTGAAGTATCTCGGATACTCCGTCAACACGAAGAACCCGAAAGAACTGGAAGAAGCGAAACAGGTTGTTCTCAGATGGAAAAAGAACATAGCCAAATTCGACGCCTCTTCGTACGCTGATGGTGTTGTTTCCGGTGAGTACTGGGTGGTGCACGGATACGCAGAAGACGTCTATCAAAGAATACCCGAAGGAGAGGAAGAATACTTCGACTTCTTCATACCAAAAGAAGGCGGTACGTTGTGGATCGACAACATGGTGATCCCCAAAGGGGCAAAGAACGTGGACCTCGCCTACAAGTTCATCAACTTCATTCTCGAGCCAGAAAACGCAGCGAAGATAGCGGATTATCTCGGTCTTCCCTCACCGAACGTGGAAGCCAGAAAGTACATGCAGACAGAACCCATTTACACCATAGAAGATCTCAAAAACTGTGAATTCATAGAAGACGTGGGAGAAGCCCTCGAACTTTACAACAAAATATGGCTCGAGATCATCATGTGA
- a CDS encoding histidine phosphatase family protein: MKLYLIRHGETIWNEKGLWQGITDVPLNEKGREQAKKLANSLERVDAIYSSPLKRSLETAEEIARRFEKEIIVEEDLRECEISLWNGLTVEEAIREYPVEFKKWSSDPNFGMEGLESMRNVQNRVVKAIMKIVSQEKLNGSENVVIVSHSLSLRAFICWVLGLPLYLHRNFKLDNASLSVVEIESKPRLVLLNDTCHLKGS, encoded by the coding sequence ATGAAACTCTATCTCATAAGACACGGTGAAACCATCTGGAACGAAAAGGGTCTGTGGCAGGGAATCACGGATGTTCCTCTCAACGAAAAAGGAAGAGAACAGGCAAAAAAGCTGGCAAACAGCCTGGAAAGAGTCGATGCCATTTACTCGAGTCCCCTCAAAAGAAGCCTCGAGACAGCAGAAGAGATCGCCAGGCGCTTTGAAAAAGAAATCATCGTCGAAGAAGATCTGAGAGAATGTGAAATATCACTCTGGAACGGTCTCACAGTGGAAGAAGCCATCAGGGAGTATCCTGTGGAGTTCAAGAAGTGGTCATCGGATCCAAATTTTGGAATGGAAGGTTTAGAATCCATGAGAAATGTACAGAATCGTGTGGTGAAGGCTATCATGAAAATCGTCTCACAGGAGAAGTTGAACGGTTCAGAGAACGTGGTCATCGTATCACACTCTCTGTCTTTGAGAGCTTTCATCTGCTGGGTCCTCGGGCTTCCTCTTTACCTTCACAGAAATTTCAAGCTGGACAACGCGTCCCTCAGTGTGGTGGAAATAGAGAGCAAACCGAGGCTTGTTTTGTTGAACGATACGTGTCACCTTAAGGGATCTTGA
- the sufU gene encoding Fe-S cluster assembly sulfur transfer protein SufU has protein sequence MMYSEAILDYANSKKFRGKLDDATVIEEGKNISCGDEITLYLKVEDGVVKDAKFEGMGCVISQASASLMLERIVGERVEEIFSLIEEAEKMSRGENFDEGKLKNVTLMSDIKNYPARVKCFILAWKTLKEALKKISRP, from the coding sequence ATGATGTACTCGGAAGCCATCCTGGACTACGCGAATTCCAAAAAATTCAGAGGAAAACTGGACGATGCCACCGTTATCGAAGAGGGAAAGAACATCTCTTGTGGCGACGAAATCACACTCTACTTGAAGGTGGAAGACGGTGTTGTGAAAGATGCCAAATTCGAGGGAATGGGATGTGTTATCAGTCAGGCTTCGGCTTCTCTGATGCTGGAGAGGATCGTCGGAGAAAGGGTAGAAGAAATATTCTCCCTCATCGAAGAGGCAGAAAAAATGAGCCGGGGTGAAAACTTCGATGAGGGAAAGTTGAAGAACGTAACACTCATGTCAGACATAAAGAACTACCCCGCAAGGGTGAAGTGTTTCATTCTTGCCTGGAAAACCCTGAAAGAGGCGCTCAAAAAGATTTCACGGCCTTGA